In the Gorilla gorilla gorilla isolate KB3781 chromosome 10, NHGRI_mGorGor1-v2.1_pri, whole genome shotgun sequence genome, one interval contains:
- the ETFRF1 gene encoding electron transfer flavoprotein regulatory factor 1, translating to MKMANSLRGEVLKLYKNLLYLGRDYPKGADYFKKRLKNIFLKNKDVKNPEKIKELIAQGEFVMKELEALYFLRKYRAMKQRYYSDTNKTN from the exons ATGAAAATGGCCAATTCTTTAAGAGGAGAAGTactaaaactttataaaaat CTGCTGTATCTTGGACGAGACTATCCAAAAGGAGCAGACTATTTTAAAAAGCGTTTGAAGAacattttccttaaaaacaaaGATGTGAAGAATCCAGAGAAGATCAAAGAACTTATTGCACAGGGCGAATTTGTAATGAAAGAGCTAGAAGCCTTGTACTTCCTTAGGAAATACAGAGCTATGAAACAACGCTATTATTCAGATACCAACAAAACTAACTGA